One genomic window of Parabacteroides pacaensis includes the following:
- a CDS encoding M16 family metallopeptidase, which yields MKKTLQFLSVVLLTLLWATSCNKGNTSKFEYESVPDDPLKARIYTLDNGLKVYMSVNKEKPRIQTYIAVRVGGKNDPAETTGLAHYFEHLMFKGTNKFGTMNYEKEKPLLDEIERLFEVYRKTTDENARKALYHQIDSVSYEASKYAIPNEYDKLMSAIGANGTNAYTGFDMTVYTEDIPSNQIENWAKIQSERFQNNVIRGFHTELETVYEEKNMSLTRDFRKVYEKLLATLFPHHPYGTQTVLGTQEHLKNPSITNIKNYYKTWYVPNNMAICLSGDFDPDQMIEVLNTYFGSMQKNDNLPKLQLPKEEPITKPVETEVFGLDAANITIGWRFPGANSPEKEMLDLIGQVLSNGQAGLIDLDLLQQQKVLNAYAGTYDMADYCAFVMNATPKQGQTLEQLKEILLGEIEKLKKGDFDEGLLEASINNFKLYQLYRLESNAGRADWFVNSFINGSDWKDEVGVLDRMSKITKQQIIDFANANFKDNYAVVYKREGKDPNELKISKPEITAIVMNRDTSSDYLRGIREAEVTPIEPVFLDYNKDMDQFKAKSGIPVLYKQNVTNDIFDLEYVFEMGNNNDKALGTAIQYLAYLGTSTMTPEQIKSEFYKLACSFNVYPASDRTYVTLSGLSENMTKALDLFEQLLADPQVNKEAYTNLVADILKKRSDAKLNQGSNFNQLINYAIWGPKSPATNVLSTEELKNMDPAALLDRIRNIHTYEHRILYYGPKTKDELLADINKLHRVPEKLNPIQAGEEFTQQITDNNKVYFAQYDAKQIYMSMVSNRGEKFDPSIEPIRDMYNEYFGGGMNSIVFQEMREARGLAYSAGAYLLPPSKLKYPYIMRTFIASQNDKMDDAVKAFDEIINNMPESEHAFELAKEAILARLRTERITKSSVLWSYIRAQDMGLSTDTRKELYKEVPTMTLADVKAFQEKWVKGRTYVFCILGDEKDLDMKKMATYGPIQKLTKEEIFGY from the coding sequence ATGAAAAAGACGCTGCAATTTTTATCTGTTGTCCTGCTAACACTTTTGTGGGCAACCTCTTGTAATAAGGGAAATACCTCAAAATTTGAGTATGAATCTGTCCCCGACGATCCGCTGAAAGCCCGCATCTATACGTTAGATAACGGACTGAAAGTTTACATGTCTGTCAATAAGGAAAAGCCTAGAATCCAAACTTATATTGCCGTGAGGGTAGGAGGTAAGAACGACCCCGCCGAAACGACCGGGCTGGCTCATTATTTTGAGCACCTGATGTTTAAAGGTACAAACAAGTTCGGTACAATGAATTATGAAAAAGAGAAACCTTTGTTAGACGAAATAGAACGTCTTTTCGAAGTCTATCGTAAGACTACCGACGAGAATGCCCGTAAAGCATTATATCATCAAATAGATAGTGTCTCATACGAAGCCTCCAAATATGCTATACCCAATGAATATGATAAATTGATGTCAGCTATCGGAGCGAATGGAACGAATGCATATACAGGCTTCGATATGACTGTGTATACGGAAGATATTCCTTCTAACCAGATAGAAAATTGGGCCAAGATACAGTCCGAACGTTTCCAAAATAATGTAATCCGCGGATTTCATACAGAGTTGGAAACTGTTTACGAAGAAAAAAATATGTCTCTTACCCGTGATTTCCGCAAAGTATACGAAAAACTATTAGCTACTCTTTTCCCTCATCATCCTTATGGAACACAAACTGTATTGGGTACGCAAGAACATTTGAAAAATCCTTCTATTACCAATATTAAGAACTACTATAAAACTTGGTATGTACCTAATAATATGGCTATTTGTTTATCCGGAGATTTTGACCCGGATCAAATGATTGAGGTCTTGAATACTTATTTCGGCAGTATGCAGAAGAACGATAATTTGCCTAAATTGCAATTGCCGAAAGAAGAACCGATTACCAAACCCGTCGAAACGGAAGTATTCGGGTTGGATGCAGCCAATATTACTATCGGCTGGCGTTTCCCGGGAGCCAACAGCCCTGAAAAAGAAATGTTGGATTTAATCGGACAAGTATTAAGTAACGGGCAAGCCGGTTTGATTGACCTGGACTTATTGCAGCAACAAAAAGTATTGAATGCGTATGCAGGTACGTATGATATGGCTGATTACTGTGCTTTTGTAATGAATGCTACTCCTAAACAAGGGCAAACTCTCGAACAACTGAAAGAAATCTTATTAGGTGAGATTGAAAAATTAAAGAAAGGGGATTTCGACGAAGGTTTGTTAGAGGCTTCTATCAACAATTTCAAATTGTATCAACTCTACCGTCTGGAAAGTAATGCAGGACGGGCTGACTGGTTTGTCAATTCTTTTATTAACGGTTCCGACTGGAAAGATGAAGTGGGTGTATTAGACCGCATGTCTAAGATCACAAAACAGCAAATCATAGATTTTGCGAATGCTAATTTTAAGGATAACTATGCGGTAGTTTATAAACGGGAAGGAAAAGACCCGAACGAATTAAAGATTTCTAAACCGGAAATTACGGCTATTGTTATGAATCGCGATACGAGCAGCGATTATTTGCGAGGCATCAGGGAAGCCGAGGTTACTCCTATCGAACCTGTATTCTTGGATTACAATAAAGATATGGATCAATTTAAAGCTAAATCAGGCATTCCTGTGTTGTATAAGCAAAATGTTACAAATGATATTTTCGATCTGGAGTACGTATTTGAAATGGGTAACAATAATGATAAGGCGTTGGGTACGGCTATTCAATATCTGGCTTATCTGGGAACTTCAACTATGACGCCAGAGCAGATTAAGAGCGAGTTTTACAAGCTTGCTTGTTCTTTCAATGTTTATCCTGCTTCCGACCGTACGTATGTAACTCTTTCCGGTTTGTCTGAAAATATGACAAAGGCGCTTGATTTATTTGAGCAATTGCTGGCCGATCCGCAGGTAAATAAAGAAGCCTATACGAATCTGGTTGCCGATATCCTGAAGAAACGTTCGGATGCGAAATTAAACCAAGGCAGTAACTTCAACCAGTTGATAAATTATGCTATCTGGGGCCCGAAATCTCCTGCTACTAATGTGCTTTCTACTGAAGAATTGAAGAACATGGATCCGGCTGCTTTGTTGGATCGGATTCGTAATATTCATACTTACGAGCATCGGATCCTTTATTACGGTCCGAAGACGAAAGACGAATTATTGGCCGATATTAACAAACTTCATCGTGTACCGGAAAAATTGAATCCTATCCAAGCCGGTGAAGAGTTTACCCAACAGATTACAGACAATAATAAGGTATATTTTGCTCAATATGATGCCAAACAAATATATATGTCTATGGTATCGAACCGGGGCGAAAAGTTTGATCCTTCTATCGAGCCTATCCGGGATATGTATAATGAATATTTCGGAGGAGGCATGAATTCTATTGTATTCCAGGAAATGAGAGAGGCCCGCGGCTTGGCTTATTCGGCAGGGGCTTATTTATTACCTCCTTCCAAGTTGAAATATCCATATATCATGAGAACTTTCATTGCTTCTCAAAATGATAAGATGGATGATGCCGTGAAAGCATTTGATGAGATTATCAACAATATGCCTGAATCCGAACATGCCTTTGAGTTGGCAAAAGAAGCCATATTGGCTCGTTTACGTACAGAGCGTATTACTAAATCGAGTGTATTGTGGTCGTATATCCGTGCACAAGATATGGGGCTTTCTACTGATACCCGGAAAGAGCTTTATAAAGAGGTTCCTACCATGACGCTTGCCGATGTGAAAGCTTTTCAGGAGAAATGGGTAAAAGGTCGTACCTATGTATTTTGTATATTGGGTGATGAAAAAGATTTGGATATGAAGAAAATGGCTACTTACGGTCCTATTCAAAAGCTTACGAAAGAAGAAATATTCGGATATTAA
- a CDS encoding FimB/Mfa2 family fimbrial subunit, whose amino-acid sequence MKKLLLILIVFTALYGCSKDDDKNTPPSEVPESELISPKLYATLASRTPLTGVLEVYPCYPNSSTYYGNYYKGVLTPINPHYTVSSGSALTSANPVYLPIGDYNMIYWGTPKPDTVTYSRVAIRDPRITLGGDLAQQYFSLRKYESASDTTYYPTFDLVHAVNSVVIGSEELSATLQRATAALIVILNNKDNLKFNSIIYSTEIIINSVADRINFYTAAPSDQTRAVRFPLTMSADSMQMSNPAVMVFPTASNPLLQIVITLKNGAIKTYQQNLKETLDANSRLILTLTLNEIFEEGTSSGGFQVDKWNEKKETIDLPPLP is encoded by the coding sequence ATGAAAAAGTTACTTCTTATTTTAATAGTGTTTACCGCTTTGTATGGATGTTCAAAGGATGATGATAAAAACACACCACCTTCCGAAGTCCCGGAATCCGAATTGATATCTCCGAAACTATATGCGACATTAGCTTCGCGTACACCGCTTACAGGAGTACTGGAAGTATATCCTTGTTATCCAAATAGTTCTACTTATTACGGAAATTATTATAAAGGTGTATTGACACCTATAAATCCCCATTATACCGTTTCTTCCGGTTCAGCTTTAACGAGCGCGAATCCTGTTTATCTTCCTATAGGGGATTATAATATGATTTACTGGGGTACACCCAAGCCGGATACTGTTACTTATTCCAGGGTAGCCATTCGTGACCCGAGAATTACCTTAGGAGGAGATTTAGCTCAACAGTATTTTTCTTTAAGAAAATATGAGTCCGCTTCGGATACTACCTATTATCCTACTTTCGATTTAGTGCATGCTGTTAATTCGGTAGTGATTGGCTCCGAAGAGTTAAGTGCAACTTTGCAACGGGCTACTGCCGCATTAATTGTCATATTGAATAATAAGGATAATCTTAAGTTCAATTCTATTATTTATAGTACCGAAATTATAATTAACAGTGTAGCAGATAGGATAAATTTTTACACTGCGGCTCCTTCCGACCAGACAAGAGCTGTCCGTTTTCCGTTAACGATGTCAGCCGATTCCATGCAAATGTCGAATCCTGCCGTTATGGTATTTCCTACGGCTTCTAATCCGTTATTACAAATTGTAATCACGCTGAAAAACGGAGCTATCAAAACTTACCAGCAGAATCTAAAAGAGACATTAGATGCAAATAGCCGGTTGATATTGACTTTAACGCTAAATGAAATATTTGAAGAGGGAACTTCGTCCGGCGGTTTCCAAGTAGATAAATGGAATGAAAAGAAAGAAACTATAGATTTACCTCCTTTGCCGTAA
- a CDS encoding tyrosine-type recombinase/integrase, with protein sequence MVTSIKVRLNTARCNKEEMFPLVFQLLKGGSKRLIPTGIFLKREWFNSRTEQVIVIPQQYGGRVRRKEINQLLDTMRKEIGNVVACMNSKDKKCTIASIAMAYRQSKDACYLSTFIAAEYKQLELTGRFNTRERYQSLYNSVVRYCKDCGRSAIVELDDIDESFVISYRGFLEREGLKKSSIIAYLSLLRKLYNKACKMNIISFKGSIFRGNVPHAEPSEKRAADAGLLRLIREVQLDAFPELISSRDVFLASLYMEGMAVRDIMNLKKENLRNGVIFYRRSKTGKLLTVKVVPELRKILDKYGSEDSYLFPFLLSDQHHSYKDYRNALRRLNRHLGKLEVLLKLPLHLTTYVARHSWASIAQICNFPVEQISQALGHSSTKTTQIYLKGFNHAVIDKINEQVINYFGNEESKVYISY encoded by the coding sequence ATGGTAACATCCATTAAAGTGAGGTTGAATACAGCCCGATGCAACAAAGAAGAGATGTTCCCTCTCGTGTTCCAGTTACTCAAGGGGGGAAGCAAACGGTTAATCCCGACGGGAATATTTCTTAAAAGAGAGTGGTTTAATAGCCGGACCGAGCAAGTAATCGTTATTCCGCAACAGTATGGAGGGCGGGTACGCCGGAAGGAAATAAATCAACTATTGGATACAATGCGCAAAGAGATAGGGAATGTGGTTGCTTGTATGAATAGTAAAGATAAGAAGTGCACGATTGCATCCATTGCTATGGCCTACCGGCAATCGAAGGATGCTTGTTATTTATCCACTTTTATAGCAGCCGAGTATAAGCAATTGGAGTTAACAGGACGGTTTAATACCAGGGAACGTTATCAGAGTTTATATAATTCCGTTGTCCGGTATTGTAAGGATTGTGGCAGGTCTGCTATTGTGGAACTGGATGATATTGATGAGAGCTTCGTAATAAGTTATCGGGGATTTCTGGAGCGCGAAGGGTTAAAGAAATCTTCTATCATTGCTTATCTGAGTCTTTTACGTAAACTGTATAATAAGGCTTGTAAAATGAATATTATTTCTTTCAAAGGAAGTATTTTCCGTGGTAATGTTCCTCATGCGGAACCTTCCGAAAAAAGGGCTGCCGATGCCGGATTGCTTCGTTTAATCAGAGAGGTGCAATTAGATGCTTTTCCGGAACTTATTTCTAGCCGGGATGTATTTCTTGCTTCCCTTTATATGGAGGGGATGGCTGTGCGTGACATCATGAATTTAAAAAAGGAAAATTTGAGAAATGGAGTTATCTTTTACCGGCGTAGTAAAACGGGAAAGTTGTTAACTGTTAAAGTAGTGCCTGAACTGCGTAAAATATTGGATAAATATGGCTCGGAGGATAGTTATTTGTTTCCTTTTCTTCTTTCCGACCAGCATCACAGTTATAAGGATTATAGAAATGCGTTGCGTCGTTTGAATAGACATTTGGGTAAATTGGAAGTCCTTTTGAAATTACCGCTTCATCTTACTACCTACGTGGCGCGGCATAGTTGGGCTTCGATTGCGCAGATTTGTAATTTCCCGGTCGAACAGATCAGCCAGGCTTTAGGGCATAGTTCTACTAAGACTACGCAAATCTATTTGAAAGGTTTCAATCATGCGGTAATTGATAAAATAAACGAGCAGGTGATTAATTATTTTGGAAATGAAGAGTCAAAGGTGTACATTTCTTATTAA
- a CDS encoding HU family DNA-binding protein — MKLKKADLVKQIAEKRNITIAEARRNIDEMIEIVRAEICKGNSIELSRLGYFYQWKRETSLLPKRNRESIHYVPEKYSIGFTPSVSFKKHLNLSMEEKEEEK; from the coding sequence ATGAAATTAAAGAAAGCTGATTTAGTAAAACAGATTGCTGAAAAAAGGAACATTACAATTGCCGAAGCGCGTAGGAATATAGATGAAATGATAGAGATTGTAAGAGCAGAAATTTGTAAAGGCAATTCAATAGAATTATCACGTCTAGGCTATTTTTACCAATGGAAGAGAGAAACCTCCCTGTTACCTAAACGTAATCGGGAAAGTATACATTATGTTCCTGAAAAATATTCTATCGGTTTTACACCGTCTGTTAGCTTTAAAAAGCATTTAAATTTATCTATGGAAGAAAAAGAAGAGGAAAAATAA
- a CDS encoding DUF4469 domain-containing protein has product MGAKDYFWKVWLRPNLLTQDVENDYIAEVSTEKNTLRNEDIAKRIVAAGSEIQYDTLLSIFNQHDRIIRESIQQGYRVLTGVCQCTPRITGNWIGATPVYNPSIHRKTLDIVPSVQMREALTRIGVEILGKKSAAAAIGLVTDVSTGKTDGTITANDDIKIEGEKIKVDGTHESIGVYFVDAATSERHKVTHRLTQNDPRCVIARVPADLKKGTYTLEIVTQYTQGLFLKEPRTIEYSPLQLGDAEGGDDIL; this is encoded by the coding sequence ATGGGTGCAAAAGACTATTTCTGGAAAGTATGGCTGAGGCCTAATCTTTTAACACAAGATGTCGAGAACGATTATATCGCCGAAGTCTCGACCGAAAAAAATACGCTTCGTAATGAAGATATTGCTAAACGCATTGTGGCAGCCGGTTCTGAAATACAATACGATACCTTGCTTTCTATCTTTAACCAGCACGACCGTATTATCCGCGAATCGATTCAACAAGGATACAGAGTTCTTACGGGAGTATGCCAATGCACCCCCCGTATTACCGGTAATTGGATTGGAGCTACCCCCGTGTACAATCCGTCCATACATAGAAAAACGCTTGATATCGTTCCTTCTGTCCAAATGCGGGAAGCACTTACCCGTATAGGAGTAGAGATATTGGGAAAGAAGTCTGCAGCAGCTGCTATCGGTTTAGTTACCGATGTTTCTACCGGCAAAACAGATGGCACCATTACAGCAAATGATGATATTAAAATTGAGGGCGAAAAAATTAAAGTAGATGGTACGCATGAATCTATCGGCGTATATTTTGTAGATGCAGCAACGTCGGAACGTCATAAAGTCACTCATCGTTTAACGCAAAACGATCCTCGCTGTGTGATAGCTCGCGTACCGGCTGATTTAAAAAAAGGAACTTATACCTTAGAAATCGTAACACAGTATACCCAGGGATTGTTTTTAAAAGAACCCCGTACGATAGAATATAGTCCACTACAGCTAGGAGATGCGGAAGGAGGTGATGATATTTTATAA
- a CDS encoding sensor histidine kinase: protein MRDLVRQIRLIKEKIIFRYVIYFACLIALIVSLFFIYYLVCSSMSGYIFIKSQTYIWLCIGGLIAFLCMVYMFAKLEYYSCTMTDMKDSRDYLKEVNDLYRLMLRSAKMATWTFDIPADRMECDLEFLSDKSPLPDHLALRYTDFLAMVHPEDRDKMATSFNLLRDKREKIIDGEFRLMLAGEKERFIWMELFFEVKERDEKGNAKFLVGVAININHRKKLEQVKLEQEKIKQSHHLMSAFFANMNHEIRTPLNAIVGFSSLLAEAETEEEKRSYRFVIETNTQLLLNLIDDILESSKIEAESFRFTCVEVDVNQLLEGIERNMSQACNDKNIFLSFTSRISRCVIVSDPFRLTQVINHLIKNAMKFTAEGSVNFGYYLQEDSSIHFFVKDTGCGIPQDKQEAIFERFVKLDSFAQGTGLGLYVCKMIIDKLGGRMGVRSEVGNGAYFWFTLPATFQRVTVIDGCSDTLIKNGSNS from the coding sequence ATGAGAGATTTGGTAAGGCAAATACGGTTGATAAAAGAGAAAATAATCTTTCGTTACGTCATTTATTTTGCTTGTTTGATTGCCTTGATAGTATCCCTCTTTTTTATCTATTATTTGGTATGCAGCAGTATGTCCGGATATATATTTATCAAGTCGCAGACTTATATATGGCTTTGTATAGGCGGATTGATCGCTTTCCTTTGCATGGTTTATATGTTTGCGAAGTTGGAGTATTATTCTTGTACCATGACGGATATGAAAGATAGCCGGGATTATTTGAAAGAAGTAAACGACCTGTACAGGCTCATGCTTCGCTCGGCTAAAATGGCTACCTGGACTTTTGATATTCCGGCCGACAGAATGGAGTGCGATCTGGAATTCCTTTCGGATAAATCTCCGCTTCCCGACCATTTGGCATTACGGTATACTGATTTTCTTGCCATGGTGCACCCGGAAGACCGGGATAAGATGGCTACGAGTTTTAATTTGTTACGGGATAAGAGGGAAAAAATAATTGATGGAGAGTTCCGGTTAATGCTCGCCGGAGAAAAGGAGAGATTTATCTGGATGGAATTGTTTTTTGAAGTAAAGGAACGGGACGAGAAAGGGAATGCTAAATTCTTAGTAGGAGTGGCTATCAACATAAACCACCGGAAAAAGTTGGAACAAGTAAAGCTGGAACAGGAAAAGATAAAGCAATCACACCATTTAATGTCGGCTTTCTTTGCAAATATGAACCACGAGATACGCACCCCGTTGAATGCTATTGTAGGCTTCTCGTCCTTGTTGGCAGAAGCAGAAACGGAAGAGGAGAAACGGTCTTACCGTTTTGTGATTGAAACAAATACCCAGCTCTTACTTAATTTGATAGATGATATATTGGAATCGTCTAAAATAGAAGCGGAATCTTTCCGTTTCACTTGTGTAGAGGTAGATGTAAACCAGCTTCTGGAAGGAATAGAGAGAAATATGTCGCAGGCATGTAATGATAAAAATATCTTTTTGAGTTTTACCAGCCGGATCTCCCGGTGTGTTATTGTTTCCGATCCTTTCCGGTTGACTCAAGTAATAAATCATTTAATAAAGAATGCCATGAAATTTACCGCCGAAGGAAGTGTAAATTTTGGCTATTATTTGCAAGAGGACAGTTCTATTCATTTTTTTGTGAAAGATACGGGATGCGGTATTCCTCAAGATAAACAAGAGGCTATTTTCGAACGGTTTGTAAAATTAGATTCTTTTGCACAAGGAACTGGTTTGGGGTTGTATGTTTGTAAAATGATAATCGATAAATTAGGAGGACGGATGGGGGTACGTTCCGAAGTAGGGAACGGGGCGTATTTCTGGTTTACTTTGCCTGCCACGTTTCAACGAGTAACAGTTATCGACGGCTGTTCGGATACTTTGATAAAGAATGGCTCCAATTCTTAA
- a CDS encoding YitT family protein: MKQNLNSSHVTMKHSVLDYSFIIAGAFLQALSYVLFLAPYKIVPGGVYGISIVLHYSTQGVFSFLPEGLPMGITALCFNIPLMLLAMKKIGLSSGAKTVVTFLMVSVFVDALTYICGDEQLVANDRFIAGFYGGVILGLGVTLVFRAGGTSAGTDVVARLLANNSNLKVSNMIIAVDSCIVLFGLIAFKDWAVPLYSWFTIFVYGKIVDMLQVENPNRAVFIVSRKPAELKALIVDKLGMRGTFIHGKGMYEGKEKEIIFTIAERKDLRVLKDEVKQVDPQAFISTMQASKDNPSAAPNL, translated from the coding sequence ATGAAACAAAATCTAAATTCCTCGCATGTAACCATGAAGCATTCTGTGCTCGACTATTCTTTTATTATAGCCGGAGCTTTTTTACAAGCACTAAGTTATGTTTTATTTCTTGCTCCTTACAAAATTGTTCCGGGAGGGGTGTATGGCATTTCCATTGTCTTGCATTATTCTACCCAAGGTGTATTTTCGTTTCTTCCGGAAGGCTTGCCTATGGGTATTACGGCTCTTTGTTTTAATATTCCGTTGATGTTGCTTGCCATGAAAAAAATAGGTTTGTCGTCGGGTGCTAAAACTGTAGTTACATTTTTAATGGTCTCTGTATTCGTAGATGCGCTCACTTATATTTGCGGAGATGAGCAACTGGTAGCAAACGATCGTTTTATTGCGGGTTTTTATGGAGGTGTAATTTTAGGATTAGGGGTTACTTTAGTATTCCGGGCTGGCGGAACAAGTGCAGGCACTGACGTAGTAGCGCGTTTACTGGCTAATAATTCTAATCTGAAAGTAAGTAATATGATTATTGCAGTTGATTCCTGTATCGTATTGTTCGGTTTAATAGCTTTTAAGGATTGGGCAGTCCCTTTATATTCATGGTTTACCATTTTTGTATATGGCAAGATTGTAGATATGCTGCAAGTAGAGAATCCGAACCGGGCAGTGTTCATCGTTTCACGCAAGCCGGCCGAGTTGAAAGCTCTTATTGTAGATAAATTGGGAATGCGTGGTACTTTTATTCATGGAAAAGGAATGTATGAAGGAAAAGAGAAAGAAATCATCTTTACCATTGCAGAGCGTAAAGATTTGCGTGTGTTGAAAGACGAGGTAAAACAAGTGGATCCACAGGCTTTTATCTCCACCATGCAAGCCAGTAAGGACAATCCTTCGGCAGCACCTAATTTATAG
- a CDS encoding pyridoxal phosphate-dependent aminotransferase has product MPNISQRGVEMPASPIRKLVPLANKAKEKGIVVYHLNIGQPDLPTPEVAMEAMRKIDRTVLEYSPSEGIRSFREKLVKYYDKFNIKVTAEDIMITTGGSEAVFFSFMAALDPGDEIIVPEPAYANYMAFAISAGAVIKTIPSSIEEGFALPSFEKFEKLITPRTKAILICNPNNPTGYLYTQKEMNQLRDLVKKYDLFLFSDEVYREFCYTGAPYISAFHLKGIENNVVLVDSVSKRYSECGIRIGALVTKNEQIKTSVLKWCQARLSPPLIGQIIAEASLDTPDEYMLEVYNEYVERRKFLIDGLNRIPGCYSPIPMGAFYTVAKLPVDDADKFCAWCLSEFEYEGQTIMMAPASGFYTTPGLGKNEVRMAYVLKKEDLAKALVVLEKALEAYPGRVL; this is encoded by the coding sequence ATGCCTAACATTTCACAACGAGGAGTAGAAATGCCTGCTTCTCCCATCAGAAAGCTTGTTCCCCTGGCCAATAAGGCAAAAGAAAAAGGTATAGTAGTGTATCATCTGAACATCGGTCAGCCCGACCTTCCTACTCCCGAAGTCGCGATGGAAGCGATGCGAAAGATTGATCGTACTGTATTGGAATATTCTCCCAGTGAAGGCATCCGTAGTTTCAGGGAAAAACTGGTAAAATATTACGATAAGTTTAATATAAAGGTAACGGCAGAGGATATAATGATAACTACCGGCGGATCGGAAGCTGTGTTTTTTTCTTTCATGGCCGCTTTGGATCCCGGCGATGAGATTATCGTTCCGGAACCTGCGTATGCCAACTATATGGCATTTGCTATTTCTGCCGGAGCTGTGATTAAAACTATCCCCTCTTCCATAGAAGAAGGCTTTGCTCTTCCTTCCTTCGAAAAGTTTGAAAAATTGATTACCCCGCGTACCAAAGCAATTCTTATTTGTAATCCCAATAATCCGACGGGTTATCTTTATACACAAAAAGAAATGAACCAACTTCGCGATTTAGTAAAAAAGTATGATTTATTTCTTTTTTCTGATGAAGTTTACCGTGAATTTTGTTATACAGGTGCACCTTATATTTCCGCATTCCATCTGAAAGGAATTGAAAATAATGTGGTTTTAGTAGATTCCGTGTCAAAACGGTATAGTGAATGCGGAATCCGTATCGGTGCATTGGTTACTAAAAATGAACAGATAAAAACCAGTGTATTGAAATGGTGTCAGGCAAGGTTAAGTCCTCCGTTGATTGGACAAATTATTGCAGAAGCCTCTTTAGATACGCCGGATGAGTATATGCTGGAAGTATATAACGAGTATGTGGAACGCCGGAAGTTTTTGATAGACGGGCTGAACCGTATTCCCGGATGCTATTCTCCTATTCCTATGGGGGCATTTTATACTGTGGCAAAGTTGCCGGTAGACGATGCGGATAAGTTCTGTGCCTGGTGTTTATCTGAATTTGAATATGAGGGACAGACGATCATGATGGCTCCGGCTTCAGGTTTTTATACCACACCGGGGCTAGGTAAAAATGAAGTACGTATGGCTTATGTATTGAAGAAAGAAGATCTCGCAAAGGCTTTAGTGGTTCTGGAAAAGGCATTGGAAGCTTATCCGGGAAGAGTATTATAA